In the Triplophysa dalaica isolate WHDGS20190420 chromosome 8, ASM1584641v1, whole genome shotgun sequence genome, aaacaattgtcatgcatttatgtttcaggaaagcataacatttatataatgtaGCCAATCAAtgattccattccattccattttctaccgcttatccgaactacctcgggtcacggggagcctgcgcctatctcaggagtcatcgggcatcaaggcaggatacaccctggatggagtgccaacccatcgcagggcacacacactcactcattcactcacgcaccaATCAATGATCTGTTGACTATTttaacttattattattattattatgtcaaTTGTTGACATTTAAGTATTGACATTTCAAAATCCAACTAGTGTAAATCTTAAattaatctttttaaaaataaaagttaataacagtaaaaaagtaaaaattataatttaaatgaattgcttaaaaaaaaatattgcttcaTATTGTATCTCAATGCCAATACAGCATAAACGTGCTTATGAATGGCTCAAGAATATTAATTACATAATTTTGTAACAGCCATTCAGAAGCAACCTCACGGTTTGGCGATGGTGATGTTGATATCGAGTGACTGTATATGTGTAGTCTGTTATTAGCCTTATGTTAGCTTTTCACTTCCGGGCGATTTTAGGcttcaaaaataacaaatgttgtgttcatttgtaaagatagCGTGTGAACCTCATAAGACGTTGTTAGTCACTTATCTTACTTTTTGTAATTTTCCAAAAGTCAATGGGAAAAAAGTATAAGCTTTTGGTCGAGGGaaccagtccggtgctatcatTCCACATTTacctacaaaaatatgtcatctctgcGGCTCCCTATTATAGACTTTCCTAAAGATCATCTATAGCAGCATTAGCATGGgttaattattattcatgagcTCAACATCACTTTCCGCCCATTCTAACCCCCTCCTTCTTTAAAACTTGTTCATGCACCACTGATGTAGATGCCATCATTGTAGGCCACCGTTTGGAATTTTCTTTATAAGGTTATCACAGCTAATGTCGTACATTAATCAATAGATCGGTTAGCACAGACAAACGTGCTACAGTTCTAGTAGATCATTTGGTGGAGCTTAACGCAAGCGACACcatggtcatgggtttgatcctgCGGAAAAACATACACACTGATGTCTTTCTTAAATGCACTGTGAGAACTTTTCTCATGTGCACAAATAACGCTGTGGGCTTCAGATATCTCGTGGCATTACAAAGATCTCAGTCCGAGCTTCAGGTTGTAGTTAAAAATACAGAGGATAAAATAAGACATTGAAGCACAGTAGTCAAAGTTCTGTGTTTAACAGGCCTCAGCTACTGTGCAGTCCAGCCTCTAACAAGCCCTGCCATCCGCACTGTAAATTTCCCCAGCTTCAGCCCAGCCGGAAACAGTTGTCTTCTTCAATTACTATTGGAATCAGATGTGCTTGTGTTTTCCAGCCAGGCCTGTGAAGTCCTCAACATCTCTGGCAGCTGCCTTTTAATGAGCATTTATTGTTTCGCCGGCCACGGATACCACTTTTATGGGGTCGGGTTCAAGGCAGAATGATTTTCTTCGCACTGTTTTACAGAAGCGTTTAGAGAGGGTTTTTGTGGACTGATGGTTCACTCTCGGCTTCCTGACAGCTGTGCCGGTTTGTTTGGCTCCTTCCCACTTTTCTATTTCGTTTTCTCTCTACTGAGTTGTTTAATATAGTTGTGTCACAGGAATACGGAAGAGAAGATTAATGGACGCAGAGGATCCGTGGCAGTTGCGAAAAGATGCAGGACAGAGCGGGCCAGCAGCCATCTGTTCTCGGTACCTTTATGGCTCTCTTAATGGAGGACGAGAGACAAAAGCATCTCCGCGACCAGGCAGGCAGCGAGCATCTCTGTACTGCCACTGTAAACTAATTGTCAGTTCTTTTGACGACGCACGAGCAAGAGTTTCTCCCAAATGTCTTTTTACCTCTCAATCAAGCGTGGTTGGGAACGGTCCAAGACAGTTGCGGCACGTTTAGTGGAACGACGGTACGAGAGAAAAGTGATTAAAAGATTCTCTTGAGGCAAAACAGATCATTCACAGAGACAGGATGGCGGGTAATCAAATTAAGTTGAAAATATAGAAATGGCCCTTTGGTCTTTCTCGCGTTTGAAGCGAAACAGAGATGTTCTCAGAACTTCAGACGTTGGCCCGTGCTCAAATGTAATGTAGAGTTTCTTTGTTCCAAGTGTTGTAATCGACATGAGAGAaagggagaaaaagagagaaaaaagctCAAAGTTCCTCTAATAAagtctgtcattgtttacttaCCTGAGTGTTGTTATCATATGACTCTAATGACTAATATAACTCACATGAACGActtttaacatacattttgtttgcTTCAGTTCACTTTTAACATTATTGAATAAAAAGAGCAGCCGGAGTTTAAGATGACCTTTTTTGTTCAAAAGATGACAATCgtatgggtttgaaatgacacgtgGCTGAGTAAAGGATGAGAGAATTGTTATTTTCAGGACGAACTCTTCCATTTAatataagagaaaaataaaagccCTCTTAGTTTCACATGAGCTTATTCTCATTCCACAAAACCGCCTTATGTTAAACAACAACCTCGCTTTTCTCTGGCGGTGTCGACATCTGTAAAGCAAAATGAAGTTTCCTCTCTGAGTATCAATCTTGTAATTGAGCTCTCGGAGGCTGCTACGTGACGCGCACGCACAAGAACCCTGCCCGCTGTCGGATGCCTGCGCACGGCTGTCACGCCGGAGAGGTCTagtgttctctctctttctctcagacACACAAAATCATTCGTTTTTTTGCCTTTCCCTTGGCCCAGCAGTGGGAATCCGCCTGCACACTTAACGCGTCAGGTTTCAATTATTGTGAATACCAAAAATCTACTCATAATGAGGTATGACACAGACATGTAGTCGAATTTTAAATTGGATTTAATTGTTTTCTCCGTTGTAACTTCAGTAGGATAACAGGCAGAGGAGGACGGGTTGAGAGAGAAGATAGCGAGAATTAAAGGAAGTGGGTGGAAGAAAGACGAATTCGGCGAGCGatggagagagacagaaagagagtaAAATCTCTGATCCGTTCCTCTTAACACAAATCTCTCTTTGTGGGCTTTAGCAAGGGCCGTGTTTGGAATTACAACTTTCATGTCTCTTATATCCCTGCTGTAATTCCACCTTCCGTGTTCCGCTGGTGTTATACGATGGATCACGGGGAAGTTAAAGCGAGAACGAATTAAATATTTAGCCGATCTGACACGAGGCCTGTCTGCTTCTCAATGCTACAATTAAAACCGGGGCGGCGCGCTTTTGCGCGCAACACTCGATCCCCCTGAACGCTGTCGGGAACATGCTACTTTACAGACTTTAAATAAATCTTGTCCTAATCTATTGAAAAACTGACAACTAGAGCCCAAGGTTTCAAGGCACTTAGCTGAGTAGGGTAGAAAAAGGACTGTACATTATTTATGCCCTCTAATGGTGCTTCTATTCTCTGTGTGTGATCAGCAACAGCCCCGTCCGCTAAAATAGCAGCAGCTGTAATCAAAGCCGTACATTTTCCACACCTCTTCACTGCTAACTGACGGGTCAATGGGACTCGTAGCACCGAACGCATTATTTCAGTGAGATTATATCTTGTAATGTAGAGTAAAGAGCGCTTTTCTCCATTTCTAACTAGACAAAATACTAACGTGTTAGCTAGTGAGGGTAAATACGGCAGTATGAGGCATTTTTGGAGATTTCTGGGGCTGCGGAGCTAATGAAGGAGACCATCAAATCGTGTTCGACACCATTATCCACCTCAATTCATTCGGCCAAAATGGCACATTTGGCATGTTTTTAGACTGAGGTGTTGACTGGAATTTTCAGGCCAGATTCTCGGAAGCTTGACCACATGGTGCCGTCCAGCTGACCCTGCATAAGTAGTTATTAGTATAATGCTCTTTCTGTCAAATGTCAAATCTTTATGTATCTGTTCTCTTGGCAGGCAGCGTGTATTGAACAATGCCATGCTGTTGTTTATCGGGCTCTTGAACTcagcttgtcatttcaaaaggACACTGAAAAGGTGAAATcattgtatataatataatacaaaatttacattttcaatttttaagtaCTAACTCAAATTTTAAGTTGCACAGGATTTTTCTCTGAAATGAAGAGTTTGTATTGACTTGCTTTTATGGGTTTCTGAATAGAATTAAAGGTGTAGTTCACCCTCGTGTCTTTGTAATCCTGTAAGGGACTCTTTTTTTGTAACACAAGAGAAGattgtttgagaaatgtctctgtagTGTTGTCCATGCAGGGGAAGTCAATGGGGCACCAACAGTCTTCAGAAAATCTGTAGAAGAAAGACACTTACACATGTTTGGAATaacataaatgataacagaattttccttttggggtaaactatcccttttaataatataaattaacttGATCCCATTGGAATGAGTCGATATTTTACATGGCTACTAATTTGCATGGATGTAAATGATCTAAATCgtacacatttttgtaaaaaacagtaaTGAGCAGATCATAATAAAATGTCCAAATGAGTTAAGACACaagtttgtaaaataattgcAGTGAGAGGTAATGTATATGTTCAGGGTTTGAGTGGATATAAGATAGCAAAGCTGGccatgtatacatttaaagagatagttcacccaaacatgaaatgTCTGCGATCATTTACttaacctcaagttgttctaaacctctatacatttctttgttatgttgaaaacaaagaaaaaatatttagaaaaatgttagcaactgagatttctgggcttgactaccatagaagattttttgtttgttttctaaattcttcaaattatcttattttttgttcaactttacaaaaaaactgtAGTCATTGATGCAccagaaatgttttcttctttgggtgaactatccctttaaagctacTTTGTACTGTAGTATCATGAATATTGCTTAACTGTTTAGGCGTCACATTGAAGCAGGTTCATCAGTCATTACATGTCTATAGTTAAACCACCTGTACTCGGGTACATTGAGACTTAAACTGTGCATATGAATAATAGCCCCCTCGAGCGGTCTGATGACACAGAAATCCAACACCTCCAGATCAATTCATGTGTCTTATTTGATTTGTGAATTTGGTTCTGTTATAAGTGCTCACAAACATCCGAATCCCATTATAATTCCCATACCACAATATAAACTGTGCAACAGCTGAGGCATAAAGACAGCGCTGTACCCACTCGATTGAACCCACCGGAGACGCTGCCGAGCAATATCCCACCGAACAAATACTGCGGGCCCACTCTGATCATCACTTGATAGTGTGCTGACAAGCAAACTCTATTAAGCTGTCTTCAAATATGCAAAATGATATGATTTTACAATGATTACATATTCACTTCCCAGCTGGCTGGCTCCGCGCAACTCCATTTGTCATTGACTATTGTGTCCAATTATATGATTAGCTCCAAACACTCCGCCACTTGGAGAGCTCTCGTGTGTTCCACTGCACTGACTGATTCACAAACAAAGTCATTACAACATGTATTCACACATATCAAATAACAAACAGATGGCCATTGTGCGCCGGCTGATTTGTTTGTAACACGAGCGGCAGAAAAAAGGTAGTTTTAGCTGGGCTTTGTTTAAGCACCGACTGTTTTATTCCCAGAGCGAGACATCTGGCTGCCGAGGCGGCTAAATCAACTCAAATGAAAGACAATCTTGTTTCCATTAATTTTTCCTATGGCAAAAGCACTTGTTATGAAGATTCGAAATTACAGAGAGAGCTTCCAGATAATTCATCATACGGGCTGGACAGAAGACTGCAATTGCTCAGAGAGTGTCTGTCTCTGTCAGATGTTATTAACTATACTTTGATGTGCATCAGGTGCAGTGATGTGTGTTTGCTGTAGACGTCTCTAATTTACAGTAGAGCTGTTATTCGTCCCAATGTTTCACTTACGTGTTATTGTCACACAACATCTAACCAACGgtgttatataaatgtgttttaaagctAAATTAACCTTGGATATATAACATTAAGTCACATGGCCAGTATAATTCAATGTGGTTTAAGCTGTGTTTAAACTGTCCTGATCAACAGGtaccatatgtgaccctggacgacaaaaccaacCAATTTTTCgaatttgagatttttacataatctgaaaattGAAGATATAAGCTTTCTATTGTTATGTTCTTTCGtaaggataggacactatctggagGAACACCAAccgtttacaaagctggaatctgagggtgcaaaaaaagttattaaaggctatccactcacaaaaataaagttttaatatatttgcggtggaaaatttataaaatatcttcatggaacatgatctttaattaacatcctaatgatttttggcataaaagaaaaatcagtcatttttacccctacaatgtattttttgcgattacaattttttttccagGCTACGTACccctggttttgttgtccagagtcACATACCTGTATATGTTATACATGATACAGACTTTTTTAATCAAGACATTCTTGTCTTTTTTATGCCAGAAAAACTGATCTtgcaaaacaaatcacatttcCAAAACTGCAATTGCTGTTCCATGTGCAGTGCAATGAAAGATAAACCAATATATTGGTCCCCTGGCTCTGCAACCACTCACCTTCCCCTGCTGTGTTATCATTAATCCTCTCTGTAAGGTATTTAATGCAGTGCCTTTGTTGCTTATCAAATTCTGCAGGATCTAAGCGTACACAACCGTCCCCATTTAACCCGTCCTTACTGGAGGCACGTTAACTCCAGCATTGCCCATTTAATTGATATGGTTTTCCTCTTGACATGATTGATTCAGTAGTTAATCATGAAAAGGTAAGTTGACAGTTCTCGATAAGCTGAAGGGGTTTGAAGTCTTGTATCTGTAATGCCAAAACAGAACGATTAGAGGTAAAAGACTTCTTATACAGTGTCTTTGGTGGGCtctgttttaagaaaaaatgttgACTGCAGTGAACATCAATATGTGGGTAATggttcttaattttttttaatcagtatTCAGGTCTTTTATGGAaacttgaaaacaaagaaacaatgaaaaacGCAGCAAAGTATGAGCAGATCTTATGCCACTTTAAACATAATGCACATGGAATATTAGACTGTTATTACATGACACCACCTGATGGTGATATTGAGACAAAGCACTGTTGGGGTCGCAAATACGTGCACTGTGCAGTAGCGCCACCTATTGGCATTCTATATAATacctgttattttacagaacatTAAATCAAGCTTTATAGCATATCattcaattgaatttttattgCGATCGGCCtgatacattttcttatttcatAGCTTTTTGTAAAAGAAATGCAGTCAAATTGTCCAGAATTCTCCATAAAACCTATTATTataaagtgctttaaaaaaaaaaagtgaccCCTTAAACATACAAACTTAAACAATATTCAATAAATGTGGATTTTTACTAGCAAGAACACTATATTCTTGTCAAAATAGGACAACatcaaatatttctcatttgtgCTCACAAATTTCATACATACCAATACTACAGTCACTCATTAAACTCTTTTGATATGTGTGGAATGGGCATTAGTTCCTAATTGTATGAAAATCAATCTCACCAAAAAcaatttacatgtttacattcaagctaaaaaaatgaacaaaattgtACAATCTCTGATGTTCTTATCAGATGTAATCCTCAGATCATGGCGCTGGTGAGGTTGCTCAGTGAGCGTACGCTGTTGGTATGAAGGCTCTTCCGGCGAACGCTTCTAAGGTAGTTCCTGTACAGGATGACGCTCATTACACGGTCCTGaaactgctttgaaacaatgtaGAAGAGTATGATATCCAGCACTGTACTTGCGTTCATTAAAAAGGTGGTAAAGCTCCCCCAAGTATTATAACCCGGCGTGTCGCTCTGCATCAGCAGGGAAACAAAGCAGATATGAAAAGGCACAAAACACACCAGCACCTGAACGATCAGTGTGATGATGATCCTAATGGACTTCTGCTTGACTTTGGGCTTCAGTTTGGACGTACGTCCGTGGATGAGGTTGTCGACAATGATGATGTAACAGCCCACCATGATGGAAACCGGCAccagaaagaaaaagatgagACGTGTGAAGTGGACGGGATAGTCTGGCTTTAGGTAGATGATGTCATGCATCTTGATGCAAGTGGTATAGTTTGAGACGCGGTCTGGATCTTCTTTATCTAGAAGAACAAGAGGAGCCGTGCTACCCAGGGTCATGATCCAGACCCCCGCACAGGACAGCAACGCTTTACGGACGCTCTTCAGTTCTCGGGTATGCCGTGGTTGCACTATGGCCACGTAGCGATCTGTGCTTATGAGGGCGAACAGCCACAAGGCCAGGCAGGGGTAGAGGACAGTTAGCGCAGCGTTGATCCTGCAGAACACATCCCCAAAGGGCCAGTAGTCTTGACTGTAGTAGACCATTCGAAAGGGGAGCATTAATATGAAGATCAGGTCCACTAAAGCCACATTGATCATGTAAACAGTGATCGAGTTCCGTCTTTTAGTGGTCAACGCGAAGACCCAGAGAGCAGTGAAGTTAACCACCAAGCCAATGGTGAAGATTATAGCATAGAAGACTATGCTGGCAGTCCGGTATACCTGGGGAACATGGTTCTCCATGGTAAGAGAAGATGAGCTTTGATTCATTATGGTTTGCAAGATTGTACCCTAAAAAAGAAATCCATGTAAGATTTAAGTGCCTTCTTTGTACAATGaatctaaaacaaacagaatGGAGTAGTATTAGCACAAATGGAAAACACAACTGACATACACAACATACAGACTTTTTATCAGTTGGTGGTCAAAACATGCTTCAAGTGATTTTTTGGATCTGATAAGTATTAATATCTTCAAGGtattaaataaagagaattaAAAAAGCTATAAAGAGAAGCTggtgaaaatgaaagtgtgtgcaCATAATGATTCTCAACGAGTGTTTTACTCCAAGTTTACACAATAATCAATGTTTTATTGCATAAATATGAAAAACTTTGTACTAACGTTTGGGCTAACGTTCTTAGCTTTTATCAACATTTGCTTCTATCTGAATTGTGACTGTTGTCTGAATTGAAATGTTGAATCATCATGTGCCCTAAAAGATTCAATAACATtcaataacaatatttaaatatatccaTTAAactatataattaaataaacatcttaCGAAGATTTCACATCTTGCCATAGAGCATTGTTTTTCAAATTGCTAAGCCTATagttttaattataataatacaaaataacaataaaagactaaacagaatgtatgttttaaatatacccACCTCAGCGATCCATCACATCACAGTGCGTTGGATTCATAACTATTCTGAGGATTATGCGGGCGACAGCTGCAATGTGCCATCGCCGTGGTGCTCGGCTCTAACATTAAGGAAGTCATGTAAACGATGTCTTAatttagtttagattttttttctttcggtTTCTGTAAAGCCCCTTTGTTTCCTGTAATGCGTGTTAAAGCCTACAGTGTGTCATATGCGGTTTAAAAATGGTGGAGAAGTAAAGATGTGACAGATTTTGATGCTGGTTATTGATTGGGAAAATAGGGTTTGTCACACAGCATTAGCTCTCCTGGGAGCAGCGCACAGCAGGTGGCAACAGAAGGCATCTGGTGTtgaagagttttaattaaacacaGGATGCTGAGGTTGTTGGTGTATGAACAGGAAATGAGATCTTTGTAATGTATGTTTGAAACTGCAGCCCATCTTATGACCTCAAGTACACACGGAGAACATCATTAGACCTGAGATGGGCAGATCActttccctgttgaaaaaatttggttaggtaggttttgaagtGTGGTAgatggtttgtgctggtttaagctggccATTTGCTTGTTCGATCTGGTCATGtactggtttaaactggtcataaGCTGatcctaaactggtcatgtgctggttaaaGCTGGTTCTGAGGCGGTatatgaccagcttaaaccaacACATAACCAGGTGAGGACCAGCACATggccagcttaaaccagcacaaaccagcttcCATGTATATGACTATCAATTACTTTGCTGGGGACAATTACTGCTTTAAGACAGTTGTGTACATCTCACAAAACATTGAAATAGTTGTTTACTAACTTCATATGGCTTACTTTGTTTTCTCTCCTTTTAAGCTCCCATCTGGTGTCAAACCAACACATTTGAAGTGTCCTGCAGACAAATATGTTACGGTGTAGAGGCAGGTAGACTAAACATCATTGCAAAGTATGGTAATATGTGCGGTATctctaaatcattttttatcacaAAATCTGCTCTTACAAATGCAAGCGTATCAAATTagataaatgatcaaatgacaTCTGTAGACAATTGTTTTCCTTTTATCTGAAGTAAATCAATTcttcatagttttttttacaatgtcttttaaccaacattttttattgttgttatttcaaacaATTGGATGTGCAAAACAATCTCACAGGATTTTGTGACATAGTCTCGAAATTAAATCTATTGGTTCATGTTCATGAATTTccccttttttcgtgtcactcGGCGGGACTTTTTTTCAAGCCACTTATACCACGACTTTCAATCCAACATATTTGGatacaaaatatctttcaaacctataaatacataaatatatcaatggaatctgatgggaattcatacctatGAGGTGGCTTAGTCgtgtaaatgtataatacaatgtaagtcgctttggataaaagagtctgccaagtgcataaatttaaagttttattatgatttgactttgcccctgtaggaaaacaaaacatatatgaaaAGGCACAAAAGACACCAGCACCTGAATGAACAGCGTGATGATGACCTTAATGGTCTTCTGCTTGACTCTGGGCTTCAGTTTGGAGGTCCATCCATGGATGAGGTTGGGTTGAGGCAAGAAGGgatatatttgattttttacCCGCTATGTTATTCATGTAATTTAAGTGTAGTGGAACCGTTCAGATATGACTCAATGGCTTTGTATTCATATTCTCCATTATAACAGTAGACAGTATGCTTCACTGTGAATATTTACCCCACCTCAAAGAGTTGGGCCAACGTTACACCTACACTATACAATGATTCATTCACCCCTTCAAATGCTGTATGACATTTCCTCTGTTCAACATCCACCCACACCAGGAAGTCAACTGTTATTTACACTGCGTATTactacacacaaacattattctGTTAAcattgaaaactttggaatttgtGTTTATGGTAAAGATTGTTGTAAGAATTTAAGGAAATGAACTTACGGCCTGTGAAATGAGGAACGTCTGCTTTGTCTCCGAGCGAACATTGCTGATTTCCTTTCCTCCTTAAAAAAAGGAAGTGAAAATGAGCACATATGTGATAGTTGtgaataaaaagtataaatattgtaatatgaaatacattgtttttgcaCAGATCTGAACTTATGatcttttaaaagaaatgtggttattttttttacaaattataaatattaagaaaatgcAATCACTTGGCAATACAAGTAAAAATAGGTTTTATCTTAATGTAAGTTGATGCTGTTGcaaaaattagtttttataatttattagtttttatatttattagtatttataaacaagATTGGTTCTGTAAGATGtacatttagttttaaaagacACTTTAATTCATTAATGAAGAAAACTTAAGTACAGagcaacagaaaataaataaatgttctgttacCACTATCTACACTTGCCACAGTGTCACAGTTCACTGCATGTGGTTAAACAGGTTGACCTATGAATCCGTGTCAGGATGTTTAATGTATGTTCTTGTTTCTATGTTTAGTTacagttttcaatttttttgaagACAATGACGAAAGGCATTGAAGCACTTTTCTATTACTGTAGGCTATAAGTTATGCTTCAACTTCTGTCTAGAAAGGAGGCACCCAAGAGGGATTTTTACATGACAGAGAAGCGACTATGTAAATAACCAAACAATGACTTAATCATCTGACTGTTTACATTGACTCAAATTGAAACATGGGGCATGAGCAAGATAATGTAAGTTTTACTTTTGAACTGTCATTTGTAGCATGAACGTGGTATTtaatatgataaataatattCATGAATGGAACATAACCCccataatttgtatttaaacattatttctgtatttaaactAAAGGAATTCATATACCTTACTAATATAACTACTTTAACTACTACTACAATCAACTAAGTGACATCAAGGTAACTCTCTAAAGGGCACAACTGTTGTAACTTTAGGTTGGTACAGGCGAGGGAGTCATTGTTGAATGTGCTGTTTGGAGCTGTTATCGTAGCCATTTGGGCAGTTGTGAAATCTGAGAAGTGGAAAACAGAAGCATTACTACAATACTGAAAACACAGTTCTGGTTTAAAG is a window encoding:
- the gpr18 gene encoding N-arachidonyl glycine receptor is translated as MNQSSSSLTMENHVPQVYRTASIVFYAIIFTIGLVVNFTALWVFALTTKRRNSITVYMINVALVDLIFILMLPFRMVYYSQDYWPFGDVFCRINAALTVLYPCLALWLFALISTDRYVAIVQPRHTRELKSVRKALLSCAGVWIMTLGSTAPLVLLDKEDPDRVSNYTTCIKMHDIIYLKPDYPVHFTRLIFFFLVPVSIMVGCYIIIVDNLIHGRTSKLKPKVKQKSIRIIITLIVQVLVCFVPFHICFVSLLMQSDTPGYNTWGSFTTFLMNASTVLDIILFYIVSKQFQDRVMSVILYRNYLRSVRRKSLHTNSVRSLSNLTSAMI